A part of Bacteroidia bacterium genomic DNA contains:
- the nuoK gene encoding NADH-quinone oxidoreductase subunit NuoK, which produces MNQLLLAAPLSHYILLSSLLFGIGVFGVLFRRNAIIIFMCIELMLNAVNLLLAAFSVHHGDSQGQVFVFFIMAVAAAEVAVGLAILAMIYRNTGSVNIETLSNIKH; this is translated from the coding sequence ATGAATCAACTATTACTTGCAGCGCCATTATCGCATTACATTTTACTAAGTAGTTTGCTATTTGGTATTGGCGTATTTGGCGTTCTTTTTCGTAGAAATGCCATCATTATATTTATGTGCATCGAATTGATGTTAAATGCGGTGAACCTGCTTTTAGCTGCTTTTTCGGTACACCATGGTGATTCACAAGGTCAAGTATTTGTGTTTTTTATTATGGCAGTAGCTGCTGCAGAAGTAGCAGTTGGTCTAGCCATTTTGGCCATGATATACCGGAATACCGGAAGCGTGAACATCGAAACTCTTAGCAATATCAAACATTAA